CCGTGACCGGACGGACGCCCAACCGTCCGAGGCATCCCGTGCGCAGCAAGCCGGGAGGCGCGATGCCGCGTAACCGACGGCACGCCCTCCTGACGGTGGCGGCCCTCGCGGTTGCCCTGACCGGCATCGGCCTCGTGTCGACCGCCTACATCTCCTCGCCCCAGCAGGCAGCCGCCGAGGTCGGCCCGCCCGCGCCGGACGTTCTCACGGCCCCGGTGGAGCGGCGGGTGCTGACCGACAGCGTTGTCCTGCGGGGCCGGGTCGCCGCCGGCCGGACCTTCGACGTCTCCTCCGCCGGACCGTCCGGAAAGGACTCCGGCTCCCCCGTGGTGACGAAGGTGATGGTCGAACCCGGCGCTTCGGTGAAGCCCGGCAAGGTGCTGCTGGAGATCTCCGGGCGCCCCCTGTTCGCCCTCGAAGGCGGTCTGCCCGTCTACCGCGACCTGCGGCCCGGGGCCCACGGGGACGACGTACGCCAGCTCCAACACGCCCTGTCCGCCATGGGATTCAGCAGTCAGGGCGATCAGGCCGGTTACTTCGGCGCCGGGACGAAGGCGGCGGTGACCCGGCTCTACGCGTCGCTCGGCTACGACCCCGTCCCCGCACAGGAGGACGGGCAGCGAAAGCTCCGGGACGCCCGGCGCGCGGTGACCGACATGGAGCGCGCATTCCAGGACGCGAAGGCCGGTACCGACAGACAACGCGCAGCCGAGGACCTGGCCGACGCCCGGACGGAGCTGCAGACCGTGGAGGGGGCGGACGGTCCCATGGTCCCCGCGTCCGAACTCGCCTTCTTCCCCGTGTTCCCGGCCCGCGTCGACACACTCGCCGCGCGGGTGGGCGGCCCCGCCGGGGACAAGCTCCTCACCGTTTCGGCCGGTGACCTGGTGGTCAAGGGGTCCCTCGGTTCGAGCGAGACGGGCCTGGTCAGGCCGGGCCAGAAGGTGCAGATGCTTTCCGAGCTCACCGGCGTCACCGCTTCGGGCGTCGTCGCCTCGGTGGCCGGCGCACTGTCCGCCGCCGACCCCGCCGAACAGGAGGAGGGCGCGGCGCAGGACACCGGCAAGGGCGCGGTGGGCCACGCCCTCGTGGTCACCCCCGACAAGGCGCTGCCCACCGAACTCGCCCACCAGGACGTACGACTGACGGTCGAGGCGGCAACATCGAAGGACAAGGTTCTCGTCGTTCCGATCTCCGCGGTGTCCGCGGGCGCGGACGCGCGCACCACCGTCACCGTCCTCCGGAAGGACGGCGGGCGGAGCCGGGTGGAGGTACGCCCCGGCATCTCGGGGGACGGGTATGTCGAAGTCACCCCGACCGGACCGAACGGCCTCGCTCCCGGCGACAAGGTCATCGTCGGCATCAGCCCGACCGGGAGCGGCTCGGCGGAACAGGGCGGCCTGCCTTCATGACGGTTCCCGCACCTCTCTCCCTCACCGGAAGCTCCGGACAACCCGATGCCACGCCCCTCGTCATGGAGTTCGACGACGTGGCTCTGACGTACCCGGGACCGCCACCGGTCGAGGCGCTCAAGCCGTGCCGCCTCGCGGTGAAACGGGGTGAGTACCTCGCCGTCGTAGGCCCTTCGGGGTCCGGGAAGTCCACGTTCCTCAACATCGCCGGACTGCTCGACGTGCCCACCCAGGGCCGCTATCTGCTCGACGGCACGGACACCACCGCCTTGCACGAGGCGGACCGCACGGCACTGCGAGGCCGGCGCATCGGCTTCGTCTTCCAGGCCTTCCACCTCGTACCGCATCGCAGCGCCGTCGAGAACGTGACCCTCTCCATGCTGTACACGGGAACGCCGCGCCGCGAACGAACGAAGCGCGCACTCGAAGCCCTGCACCGGGTGGGACTCGACCACCGGGCCGACGCGCTGCCGATCCGGATGTCCGGCGGCGAACGGCAGCGGGTCGCCATCGCCAGAGCCCTGGTCGCACGCCCCTCGCTGCTGCTCTGCGACGAACTCACCGGCAATCTGGACTCCACCACGGCCGAGTCCGTACTGACGCTCCTCGACGAACTCCACCACGACGGCATGACCCTCCTCGTCATCACGCACGACCCGGTCGTGGCAGCTCGCGCGGCCAGGACGGTGACGATCCGGGACGGCATCCTCACCGAATCCGGCACGCGCGCGGTCCACACCACCCCCGCAGCGGCGGGTATCTGATGAACCGTCCGCACTTCAGAGCCCTCGGGCCACGCTCCCGGCCACGGCAGGGCACCACCCGTGCGGCTCCCCGTACACGTCTGCGGACCCGGGATCTGCTCACCGAGGCCCACGCCGGAATGCTCCAGCGCCCCGGCCGCTCCGCCCTCACCGCACTGGGCACGGTGCTGGGCGTGGGCACGTTCGTCGCCATCCTCGGCCTCACCGCCACCGCGTCCTCGCAGATCGACTCACGCTTCAACACGCTCGTCGCGACCGAGGTGACGATCGAGGACATCGGCGACGACAGCGCCGAACACCTCGCCAACTCCTTCCCCGACGACGCGCCTTCCCGTATGGAGCGGCTGCACGGCGTCCAGCACGCAGGCGTGTACTGGCACGTCTCCGTCAGCGGCAGGAGCACGGTCACGGCGGCGCCCGTCGGCGACGGGGCAGGCGGCGAGGAAGCCCCGGTGGTCGCCGCGACCCCCGGAGTGCTGGCGGCGGCCGGCCCGACGCTGGCCCAGGGACGGCTCTTCGACG
This genomic interval from Streptomyces sp. NBC_00464 contains the following:
- a CDS encoding efflux RND transporter periplasmic adaptor subunit, translated to MPRNRRHALLTVAALAVALTGIGLVSTAYISSPQQAAAEVGPPAPDVLTAPVERRVLTDSVVLRGRVAAGRTFDVSSAGPSGKDSGSPVVTKVMVEPGASVKPGKVLLEISGRPLFALEGGLPVYRDLRPGAHGDDVRQLQHALSAMGFSSQGDQAGYFGAGTKAAVTRLYASLGYDPVPAQEDGQRKLRDARRAVTDMERAFQDAKAGTDRQRAAEDLADARTELQTVEGADGPMVPASELAFFPVFPARVDTLAARVGGPAGDKLLTVSAGDLVVKGSLGSSETGLVRPGQKVQMLSELTGVTASGVVASVAGALSAADPAEQEEGAAQDTGKGAVGHALVVTPDKALPTELAHQDVRLTVEAATSKDKVLVVPISAVSAGADARTTVTVLRKDGGRSRVEVRPGISGDGYVEVTPTGPNGLAPGDKVIVGISPTGSGSAEQGGLPS
- a CDS encoding ABC transporter ATP-binding protein, translating into MTVPAPLSLTGSSGQPDATPLVMEFDDVALTYPGPPPVEALKPCRLAVKRGEYLAVVGPSGSGKSTFLNIAGLLDVPTQGRYLLDGTDTTALHEADRTALRGRRIGFVFQAFHLVPHRSAVENVTLSMLYTGTPRRERTKRALEALHRVGLDHRADALPIRMSGGERQRVAIARALVARPSLLLCDELTGNLDSTTAESVLTLLDELHHDGMTLLVITHDPVVAARAARTVTIRDGILTESGTRAVHTTPAAAGI